The sequence below is a genomic window from Nicotiana tomentosiformis chromosome 6, ASM39032v3, whole genome shotgun sequence.
gtgataacctttgccaacttttgttccacaacttgcttgacttaaaaacataacacacgactataatacgactaaaataactcataacataacctccttatcttgttaatcaccctagtctcatcACAAAAGTAcacgttataacattcccaacttgacgacattcgacgaaacttattttcttcaatttgtttagcttcttagcctttcaaccctcttagtacttgttatccatgatcttaaagatttttaATCtacaaggtaacatgattaacttaatttatgtactctcaaagatgatctcatttatgagcttacatcaattgacttatgaataCTCTTTCGTACGAagatatggggtgtaacatgaaTGCTGACCTGCCGCCACTAGAAGAACCACCAAAATTGCCCGCAGACCGGGCCTCATTACTACCCTCTAGCTCCATTCTGTTACTCAATTTGCGGGTCtttgtggcttgagcgaatgccaccatcttcccatagttcatattagaattcaaggcagttatagcggcctcattaattaccaagggaccaAGTCCCTGCAAagaccggcgcactctagcctccatagtgggcaacatgtaaatagcatacttggacaggtgcacgaatctcatatggtactcccacacactcaggctaccttgcctcaggctcTCGAACTCAGcggcatgggctgccttagtctcggcaggcaagaaatgatcaatgaaagcattaacaaactcaccccacctcgtcggagggctcccctcctcacgggactcctcccatagctcaaaccaagaatatgccacctctttcaggcggtaagaGGCTAAATCCACTGCCTCCGTCTCAgaagcacgcataactcggagattcttgtgcatctcatcaatgaaatcctgggggtcctcatctGGGTTAGTACCCATGAACACTACAGGATCCAATTGGAGAAACCTGTTaaccctggaactagtagaatcccttGGCTGACTGGAAGAACTGGGTGCAACATTCGATCTATGGGCTttggaagccactatctgagccaacatctatatggctcctctaagatcaacatcagaaacaccagaaacgaaagctggagctggaggtggaactggtatatcagttggagggaccgttgcactctcagtaggtgtaggggaaggtgcagtctgatcagttgtagtagaattAGGCAGTGTAGTaattggaggaatattctcactacTTGGGTGCTCACCCACATCATTAAATATAGAATCAACCGCCACTCCTGAGGTGATATTAGCTCTTTGACCAggtcttgccttcttcttaggtgccatatactgaaagttagagcaaagcacgagttaaaggaggaacaatcttacaatcagctttatcgcacgatcgagaacatgaaagaaggttattattcctaaatgcccaagaaGCAACTTAATtgtagatgtggtcgacaacacaccgataagaaggactctactagacacggctccgagacatcctaggacactttaaaaccacaggctctgataccaagtttgtcataaCCTGAAATCGGGGAGctcgaccggcgctcaaccgagtgaacccggtcgagcaagcctgttagatttccttctacccaaactcatccatgaataaagataatacatattttcattaattagacaataaggtgaacacgtctacaataccaattcattaccattagattcatcatttaaagtctcaaatttcacacacgtTTTTCATAGTCTGTAGTGGAACAAGTAATCCAAACACAACAAagctagtttgacttccccagcaccaatacacaacccatacaatgtctacagagcctctatagatgcagaagagtactatgataatgccggcaataaggctctAGCTATACCTCAACACAATAcccaaagaacaaaagatacatgacctcggaatgaagtggggctcaccaagttagctgggaagagggtgtaccgctatcactgatcaacgtCTCCTATTGTGGAACCACTGTATCCATTGAAGATACAgtgccctcggcaaaagggacgttagtacatgtggaatagtactagtatgaatgaaaaaacaccctctcaatagaacaattaataatacaagtaagaacaatcataatattagtggaagcctcaaacaacatcgaaTCTAAAATTAGGATCAAGataatgttcaaattaatttccatatcttgggttgggaggtctttagtaccaatatgccaccgttcACGATACCAATATtcataataccaataccaccatacttttagtACGGAATATAATATTCACACCATTCTGCTCCTTAATTTGCGGGTGTCTGTGGC
It includes:
- the LOC138894058 gene encoding uncharacterized protein, whose amino-acid sequence is MAPKKKARPGQRANITSGVAVDSIFNDVGEHPSSENIPPITTLPNSTTTDQTAPSPTPTESATMLAQIVASKAHRSNVAPSSSSQPRDSTSSRVNRFLQLDPVVFMGTNPDEDPQDFIDEMHKNLRVMRASETEAVDLASYRLKEVAYSWFELWEESREEGSPPTRWGEFVNAFIDHFLPAETKAAHAAEFESLRQGSLSVWEYHMRFVHLSKYAIYMLPTMEARVRRSLQGLGPLVINEAAITALNSNMNYGKMVAFAQATKTRKLSNRMELEGSNEARSAGNFGGSSSGGRLKIFKIMDNKY